One Tachysurus fulvidraco isolate hzauxx_2018 chromosome 2, HZAU_PFXX_2.0, whole genome shotgun sequence DNA segment encodes these proteins:
- the ccdc71 gene encoding uncharacterized protein ccdc71, whose translation MGTMNCEEPNVERAVLSWSRFATAGQTALKEALKVFNPISQDLSETERQMVSFLQALKDEGRKPVVLRSKDVYGYRSCTTQPLTTEIGSKTLRVQKPCKKRGRKTLIKNKDTSSSVFGATTKAILQNQPKILLTNLSVDTLKQTVSPKPSVQIPCSVQQCLKLTNIKGVTGGHTARLQIHFGVDSHNTISPSVHCPPILSGIPHSPSESITQTSSVVALDNKRVLSCPLKVDDALIGDSAPIVCQNGISLKEGKKVQIISGKSGVINGLNCEDSDSMRRLNCQGLGWSQPGLVTNGQDMSELSGNSLQWKVIKVDESVTDEEVRKEAQKILRVNLSPVIQIHPLLHSV comes from the coding sequence ATGGGTACCATGAATTGTGAAGAACCAAATGTGGAGAGGGCTGTTCTCTCCTGGTCCAGATTTGCTACAGCTGGTCAGACTGCCCTCAAAGAGGCCCTGAAAGTCTTCAATCCCATTTCCCAGGACCTCTCAGAGACTGAGAGACAAATGGTGTCTTTTCTTCAGGCATTAAAAGATGAAGGACGTAAACCAGTGGTGCTAAGAAGCAAAGATGTATATGGATACAGGTCTTGCACAACACAACCACTCACAACGGAGATTGGCAGTAAGACATTGAGAGTACAAAAACCTTGTAAGAAACGAGGTCGAAAGACTTTGATCAAGAACAAGGATACCAGTTCCTCAGTTTTTGGTGCGACCACCAAGGCCATCTTACAAAACCAGCCCAAGATTCTTCTGACCAATCTCTCAGTAGATACACTCAAGCAGACTGTTTCACCCAAACCATCAGTGCAGATTCCATGTTCTGTGCAACAGTGCCTGAAATTAACAAACATAAAGGGTGTTACTGGTGGCCATACAGCAAGGCTGCAAATCCACTTTGGTGTGGACTCTCACAACACAATCAGTCCCAGTGTTCACTGCCCACCAATTCTCTCTGGGATACCACATTCTCCTTCAGAAAGCATCACGCAAACATCAAGTGTAGTAGCTTTGGACAATAAAAGAGTTTTGTCCTGTCCGCTTAAAGTGGATGATGCCCTCATTGGAGATTCTGCACCAATTGTTTGTCAAAATGGTATTAGTCTAAAAGAGGGTAAAAAGGTCCAAATAATATCAGGTAAATCTGGTGTGATAAATGGTTTGAACTGTGAGGACAGTGATTCAATGAGGAGGCTGAACTGCCAAGGTTTAGGCTGGTCTCAGCCAGGGCTTGTCACAAATGGCCAAGACATGTCTGAACTGAGTGGAAATAGTCTTCAGTGGAAAGTCATCAAAGTGGACGAGTCTGTCACTGATGAGGAGGTGAGGAAAGAGGCTCAGAAAATCTTGCGAGTCAATTTGTCTCCTGTGATACAGATCCATCCACTTCTACACTCTGTATAG